One window of the Labilibaculum sp. genome contains the following:
- a CDS encoding PorP/SprF family type IX secretion system membrane protein, whose translation MRIQVRLTTIILILIAFADFSTKAQQVPLLDQYYINPVVYNPAATGANGLFNSYLIRNQKFMEFDGGQVTHIFTADAALNDGKYGIGLNLTNDDVGIFSNTQALLSYSYRLKFIGKHNLRFGIAAGVSDFRMDMSGIIANSSDPYLLNNNIKNTEFMANLGVYYTYNNLLLGITVPQLLNNSISESSGDKKSTYQLDRQFLVTGGYKFPINMVKELSITPFVLLRYADSSPFQYDVNVIADLKDKGWFAINYRDDFSLGLNLGVKVLKNFTVGYSYDLGIKKTGRYASNNHEFLLGFSLPLSFDKKPDRILDNDSSILKTLLAEKYKKIDYLRQALEEMEKRDKLSDQDRDGVADDIDQCPNTPSYYIVNETGCPVDSDEDGIVDSEDLCPETPGSFENKGCPEQKEEKIDMEDHLENIYFSFGNYTLTEYSRNKLTTLIKILKMNPNYTLKMHGHTDDIGSNSSNVELAYKRLLTVKNYLVLNGIPDNQIIVVPHGESLPVVANTDSKSRANNRRVSFEIYNYQ comes from the coding sequence ATGAGAATCCAAGTAAGGCTTACAACAATCATTTTAATACTAATAGCTTTTGCTGATTTTTCTACAAAAGCACAACAAGTGCCATTACTTGATCAGTATTACATTAATCCTGTTGTATACAACCCGGCAGCTACAGGAGCAAATGGATTATTCAATTCATACCTTATCCGCAATCAAAAATTCATGGAATTTGATGGTGGTCAGGTTACTCATATTTTTACAGCAGATGCGGCATTAAATGATGGGAAATATGGCATTGGCTTAAATCTGACTAACGATGATGTAGGTATTTTTAGTAACACACAAGCATTACTTAGCTATTCGTACCGTTTAAAATTCATAGGAAAGCACAACCTTCGATTTGGAATTGCTGCAGGAGTTTCAGATTTCCGAATGGATATGTCTGGAATTATAGCAAATTCAAGCGATCCGTACTTACTGAACAACAACATCAAAAACACCGAGTTTATGGCTAACCTGGGTGTTTATTACACTTATAATAACCTGTTACTGGGCATCACAGTGCCTCAACTACTCAACAACTCCATATCCGAATCGAGTGGTGATAAGAAAAGTACTTACCAATTAGACAGACAATTTTTGGTAACCGGTGGCTACAAATTCCCAATCAATATGGTGAAAGAACTTAGTATTACTCCGTTCGTACTTCTTAGATATGCCGATAGCTCTCCTTTTCAATACGATGTAAATGTTATTGCTGATTTAAAAGACAAAGGATGGTTTGCAATTAATTACCGTGATGATTTCTCGCTGGGGCTTAATTTAGGAGTGAAGGTTCTTAAAAATTTTACGGTTGGATATTCTTATGATCTTGGAATCAAAAAAACAGGAAGATACGCTTCCAACAATCATGAATTCCTTCTTGGCTTTAGTCTCCCACTATCTTTCGATAAAAAACCAGACAGAATTTTGGACAACGATAGCAGTATTCTTAAAACCCTGCTGGCCGAGAAATACAAAAAAATAGATTATTTAAGACAGGCTTTGGAGGAAATGGAAAAAAGAGATAAGCTGTCGGACCAGGACAGAGATGGTGTAGCCGACGATATTGATCAATGTCCAAATACTCCTTCCTATTACATTGTTAATGAAACCGGTTGTCCGGTAGATTCTGATGAAGATGGAATCGTTGACAGTGAAGATCTTTGCCCGGAAACACCTGGAAGTTTCGAAAATAAAGGATGCCCGGAACAGAAAGAAGAAAAAATTGATATGGAGGACCATCTTGAAAACATCTATTTCTCGTTTGGAAACTATACACTTACCGAATATTCCAGAAACAAACTAACGACCTTAATAAAAATCCTGAAAATGAACCCCAACTATACGCTTAAAATGCACGGGCATACGGATGACATAGGTTCCAACAGTTCTAATGTAGAATTGGCATACAAGCGCTTGTTAACGGTAAAAAACTATTTGGTTCTAAACGGTATTCCCGATAATCAAATCATCGTTGTACCTCATGGCGAAAGTTTACCCGTTGTAGCAAATACTGACAGTAAAAGTCGCGCAAACAATCGTAGAGTTTCCTTTGAAATATACAATTACCAGTAA
- a CDS encoding glycosidase: protein MENCKRKLQITDWETEVDLNKPVSRYPGNPIITCADVNCVWKDPRYQVITVHNAGITFYNNEVIMLFRSHLRNGISVIGTARSRNGINNWAIDPKPSIKPCNDKDVFAEGTNKNNLIENEAGGVEDPRISRIRDTYFITYSAYHALEKDKVRVSLITTQDFKSFVRHGPLMDVDMRNVVIFPEKINDRYYALFRPNDHTEDHTGGVFKEIQIGSNKDLFSNKWILTKEPIMRQAGGPSTFGSKIGPGATPIKTKYGWINIFHGVRSTMDGNPYTLGVALHDLKNPEKVQVSNIPILFPAKADCRTKDEEYVHVPNVVFCCGAHRKDDGTIFIYYGGNDTVMNVAVTHEDVLVELCLKYPQNPLNGVPAYQF from the coding sequence ATGGAAAATTGCAAGAGAAAATTACAGATTACTGATTGGGAGACAGAAGTTGATTTAAATAAACCTGTTTCCAGATATCCGGGGAATCCAATTATCACATGTGCCGATGTTAACTGTGTTTGGAAAGATCCAAGATATCAGGTAATCACTGTTCACAATGCGGGCATTACATTCTATAACAATGAGGTGATTATGTTGTTTAGATCACATCTTCGAAATGGAATTTCTGTGATTGGTACTGCCCGCAGCCGCAATGGAATAAACAATTGGGCGATTGATCCTAAACCAAGTATAAAACCCTGTAATGATAAGGATGTGTTTGCTGAAGGAACTAATAAGAATAACTTGATCGAAAATGAAGCCGGAGGAGTTGAAGATCCAAGGATTTCTCGTATAAGAGACACTTATTTTATTACTTACAGCGCTTATCATGCACTGGAAAAAGATAAAGTTAGGGTTTCATTGATTACAACTCAGGATTTTAAGTCGTTTGTTAGGCATGGTCCGTTAATGGATGTGGATATGCGGAATGTCGTAATTTTTCCTGAGAAAATTAATGACCGGTATTATGCTCTTTTCCGGCCTAATGATCATACCGAAGATCATACCGGCGGTGTTTTTAAAGAGATTCAAATTGGGAGTAATAAAGATCTATTCAGTAATAAGTGGATTTTAACAAAGGAACCAATTATGAGACAGGCTGGAGGGCCAAGCACATTTGGCAGTAAAATAGGACCGGGTGCAACTCCCATTAAAACAAAATATGGGTGGATTAATATTTTTCATGGGGTGAGAAGTACCATGGATGGCAATCCTTATACTTTGGGTGTCGCTCTTCATGATTTGAAAAACCCGGAGAAAGTTCAGGTATCTAATATTCCGATTCTATTTCCTGCTAAAGCAGACTGCAGAACGAAAGACGAAGAGTATGTTCATGTTCCCAATGTCGTATTTTGTTGTGGTGCTCATCGTAAGGATGATGGTACAATATTTATATATTACGGGGGAAATGATACTGTAATGAATGTTGCAGTAACACATGAAGATGTGTTAGTAGAACTTTGCCTGAAATACCCTCAAAATCCTTTGAATGGAGTGCCGGCATATCAATTTTAG
- a CDS encoding two-component regulator propeller domain-containing protein — protein sequence MLRVLTWGLILFLFLTGFKASNWRHNQIGSIEGLSNSAVTSSYLDSKGYMWFGTWDGLNRFDGSNIKVFKPNAFRKNTINNNIIRNILEDRFNNLWIVTENGLNTYDYEQNIFTSYLNNTDFIEYREESYRTSLDSDSIIWCSKYNYGICKFDYENKQFSEPIQISNQEDITKKTVGFAFTSNEQLWCMSEEGNAYKLEHRDTWKITETIYLSSKYKFNSDKNWFYTYHQQLFLFVSLNKGGLLSINLEDGTIQETKPQSTPFSVTSLSLSLDGEFLWGGTDEGEIFKLNLSEACQIKLLENSENKKVKIWSITQTKPDLLWIGTDGDGVHKYIMEGNFFELIKKGDLSEGNLNHNIVRAAHEDENGNLWIGTRGNGLNLITKTNTPTKVFDTQNGLSNNAVLSLGNDSFKNIWIGVDGKGIDMFETKTGKILHFPDDFENTSDIKLGSVYSICLDAFNDLWIGTSGYGLFRLSIVRKKDGKYRLRDHSHYKSDPLNKNGLNSNIIYSIVEGEPNIMWIGTRGGGLYRLNTISEKFEAFRSNSNDLNSLLNDDVLSLCKSNNENLWIGTSGGLDRLNLTTFPYQFTHYTEQNGLPNNTIHAIQTDQNDNIWVSTNNGLAKLNYRNRQIRSYFYSDGLQSNEFTDGASCFGKQTGKLYFGGVNGLTYFDPNKVTDIEYFPRLAITNFSVFNEPEKEKNPVPFYIDMSDSLKLNYDQNFFRFEFTTLNFHNKQKCMYAFKLENFNTDYTLIKKEGEATYTNVPPGDYIFKVKCTNEDGIWNPDTREIKLTIYPPFWKTTWAYISYVFITFMAIFLFIFLLLRRTKMRNRLEIERLEIQKTKEINHYKFQFFTNIAHEFRTPLTLIMAPAAQLMDLHPNDKEISPYVKSIYNNSTRLLHLIRELIDFRKVETGHFKLQVQNYNLTDFTRTITEAFTQYAQEKDIELKLIDNSQDIIGWFDNNIMEKILLNLISNALKYTPQKGSVSIELLHQQKNAIIKITDNGIGIPTKYQDKIFDRFFQNANSLPKEKRFSESAGVGLSLTKSLIELHKGSIQLESKPNIGSCFTISIPISKSQYSNREKQNEIVIDESRIKDRAIEEIMGLELVSFANKETETSDGENPKRNILVVDDNEQLRNLIDDILHQDYNVLLAKNGLEALDKINSNDVSVIVSDIIMPEMDGLELCNAIKENINTCHIPVILLTAKGELEHRIQGIESGADSYIPKPFDPRHLKVRIRKLIEMRNQVRDAFQSVQTVSVKDVSGLYKRDVKFVDNLQKFVDDNLDKTELNADLLADQLAMSKTQLYRKIKAVTGFTPHGFIRNFRLKKAASLLLESSYTVSEIIYETGFNNRTYFYRCFKELYGESPTDYKKNIIGKTKPENS from the coding sequence ATGTTAAGAGTTCTTACTTGGGGTTTAATACTGTTTTTATTTCTTACTGGTTTTAAAGCAAGCAACTGGAGACACAATCAAATAGGAAGTATAGAAGGACTATCCAATAGTGCCGTAACTTCATCTTATTTAGATTCGAAAGGATACATGTGGTTTGGAACATGGGATGGACTAAATCGATTCGATGGAAGCAATATAAAAGTATTCAAGCCCAATGCCTTTCGTAAAAACACAATCAACAACAACATCATTAGGAATATTCTTGAAGACCGGTTCAATAATTTATGGATCGTGACCGAAAATGGCCTCAATACATATGATTACGAACAAAATATTTTTACCTCCTACTTAAACAACACTGATTTTATAGAATATCGTGAAGAAAGTTACCGTACCAGTTTAGATTCTGACTCGATAATTTGGTGCAGTAAATACAATTACGGCATTTGCAAATTTGACTATGAAAACAAACAATTTTCTGAACCAATTCAAATTTCCAATCAGGAAGACATTACCAAAAAAACAGTTGGTTTTGCATTTACATCCAATGAACAGTTGTGGTGTATGTCGGAAGAAGGAAATGCATATAAATTGGAGCACAGAGACACATGGAAAATTACAGAAACAATTTATCTAAGCAGTAAATACAAGTTCAATTCTGATAAAAACTGGTTTTATACCTACCATCAACAGCTCTTTCTTTTTGTAAGCTTAAACAAGGGAGGACTTTTATCCATTAATCTTGAAGACGGAACAATTCAAGAAACCAAACCTCAGTCCACTCCCTTTTCTGTTACTTCTTTATCGTTAAGCTTAGATGGTGAATTTTTGTGGGGAGGTACCGATGAAGGAGAAATATTCAAATTAAATTTGTCTGAAGCATGCCAAATCAAACTTTTAGAGAACTCTGAAAACAAAAAGGTTAAGATTTGGTCGATCACCCAAACAAAACCCGATCTTTTATGGATTGGCACCGATGGAGATGGAGTACACAAATACATCATGGAGGGCAATTTCTTCGAATTGATAAAAAAAGGAGATCTTTCGGAAGGCAATTTAAACCACAACATTGTTAGAGCCGCGCATGAAGATGAAAATGGAAATTTATGGATAGGTACCAGAGGAAACGGATTAAATTTAATCACTAAGACTAATACACCCACCAAGGTTTTCGATACCCAAAACGGACTTTCGAACAATGCAGTATTATCCTTAGGCAATGATTCTTTTAAAAACATTTGGATTGGTGTTGATGGTAAAGGAATTGACATGTTTGAAACTAAAACCGGAAAGATTTTACACTTCCCAGATGATTTTGAGAATACATCAGACATTAAATTGGGATCTGTTTATTCAATTTGTTTGGATGCATTTAACGATTTATGGATAGGTACCAGTGGTTATGGTTTATTTCGTTTGAGTATTGTGCGCAAAAAAGATGGGAAATACCGTCTGAGAGATCACAGTCACTACAAAAGTGATCCTCTCAATAAAAACGGACTAAACAGCAATATAATCTATTCAATAGTTGAGGGTGAACCTAATATAATGTGGATAGGTACCCGTGGTGGCGGTCTTTACCGTTTGAATACAATTTCAGAAAAATTTGAGGCTTTCAGAAGCAACTCAAACGATCTTAATTCCTTACTGAATGATGATGTTTTAAGCCTGTGCAAATCGAATAATGAGAACCTGTGGATAGGTACCAGCGGAGGACTTGACAGATTAAACCTAACCACTTTTCCGTATCAGTTTACTCACTACACAGAACAAAATGGATTGCCAAACAATACGATTCACGCTATTCAGACTGATCAAAACGACAACATTTGGGTAAGTACAAATAATGGATTGGCAAAACTGAATTACAGGAACAGGCAAATACGGAGCTATTTTTATTCAGACGGACTGCAGAGTAACGAATTTACTGATGGTGCATCGTGTTTTGGAAAACAGACCGGCAAATTATATTTTGGTGGTGTTAACGGTCTTACTTATTTTGACCCGAATAAAGTAACAGATATAGAATATTTTCCAAGGCTTGCCATCACTAATTTTTCTGTATTTAATGAACCCGAGAAAGAAAAGAACCCTGTTCCTTTCTACATTGATATGTCTGATTCGTTAAAACTAAACTACGACCAAAATTTTTTCCGATTCGAATTCACCACCCTAAACTTCCATAACAAGCAAAAGTGCATGTATGCTTTTAAGCTGGAGAATTTTAACACAGATTATACATTAATTAAAAAAGAAGGTGAAGCCACTTACACCAATGTTCCGCCCGGTGATTATATTTTCAAAGTAAAATGTACGAATGAAGACGGCATTTGGAATCCGGACACACGTGAAATCAAACTCACAATCTATCCCCCTTTCTGGAAAACAACCTGGGCATATATTTCATATGTCTTCATTACATTTATGGCCATTTTTCTATTCATCTTTTTACTTCTTCGCAGAACAAAAATGAGAAATAGGTTAGAAATTGAGAGGTTGGAAATTCAAAAAACCAAAGAAATAAACCATTATAAATTTCAATTTTTTACGAATATCGCTCATGAATTTAGAACTCCCCTTACCTTAATTATGGCTCCGGCAGCTCAACTCATGGATCTGCACCCCAACGACAAAGAAATTTCTCCGTATGTAAAATCTATCTACAACAATTCCACCCGGTTATTGCATCTTATTCGTGAATTAATCGATTTTAGGAAAGTGGAAACCGGCCATTTTAAATTGCAGGTTCAAAATTACAACCTTACTGATTTCACAAGAACAATAACAGAGGCATTTACTCAATATGCTCAGGAAAAGGACATTGAATTAAAATTGATCGACAACTCGCAAGATATCATTGGCTGGTTCGATAATAATATCATGGAAAAGATATTGCTGAATCTGATATCTAACGCTCTAAAATATACGCCGCAAAAAGGAAGTGTTAGTATTGAATTACTGCATCAACAAAAAAATGCAATCATAAAAATAACTGATAACGGAATTGGAATCCCAACAAAATATCAGGATAAAATATTTGACCGCTTCTTTCAAAACGCAAACTCTTTGCCTAAAGAAAAAAGATTTTCGGAAAGTGCCGGAGTTGGTTTGTCACTAACCAAGAGTCTGATTGAACTTCACAAAGGAAGTATTCAATTGGAAAGTAAGCCCAACATAGGCAGTTGCTTTACAATTTCAATTCCAATCTCGAAAAGTCAATATTCAAATCGTGAAAAACAAAATGAAATTGTAATTGATGAAAGCAGAATAAAAGACAGAGCAATTGAAGAAATAATGGGTTTAGAACTTGTCTCTTTTGCAAACAAAGAAACAGAAACTTCTGATGGAGAGAACCCTAAACGCAATATTTTGGTTGTAGATGATAATGAACAGCTTCGAAATTTAATCGACGATATTTTACATCAGGACTATAATGTTTTACTGGCAAAAAACGGTCTTGAAGCACTCGATAAAATAAATTCAAATGATGTTTCTGTTATTGTAAGTGACATTATTATGCCTGAAATGGATGGTCTGGAATTGTGCAACGCCATAAAAGAAAACATTAACACCTGTCATATTCCGGTTATTTTATTGACTGCAAAAGGAGAACTGGAACATCGGATTCAAGGAATTGAATCGGGTGCAGACAGTTACATTCCAAAACCATTTGATCCCCGTCATCTTAAAGTTCGAATTCGAAAATTAATCGAAATGCGAAATCAGGTTCGTGATGCTTTTCAATCGGTTCAAACTGTTTCGGTAAAAGATGTATCGGGACTTTACAAACGAGATGTGAAATTTGTGGACAATCTGCAGAAATTTGTAGATGACAATCTGGATAAAACCGAATTAAACGCCGACCTATTGGCAGATCAACTGGCAATGAGTAAAACCCAATTGTACCGTAAGATAAAAGCAGTTACCGGATTTACGCCTCATGGATTCATTCGTAATTTTCGATTGAAGAAAGCGGCATCTCTTCTACTGGAATCTTCTTACACGGTCTCTGAGATCATCTATGAAACAGGATTTAATAACCGAACCTATTTTTACAGATGTTTTAAAGAGCTTTATGGTGAATCGCCTACTGATTACAAGAAAAATATCATCGGGAAAACCAAACCGGAAAACTCTTAA
- a CDS encoding RagB/SusD family nutrient uptake outer membrane protein, translated as MKYIYSIIIIFFFAGLTSCTDELSNDPIGLLTKDQVDSDPTITTIESSVSSSYLPLSNTLNGIISDWRWDLGTVFRNDIVLQDIAANDMNKKWNPDGDQAWMDELASFTFTPENQAFNGIWVYDYEGISRVNIAINFLTDIEIVQKTGIDNARKKQLLAEAYFLRAFYYFDLVNNFGDVPLVLKSPDSFEEAFAVSVRASADEVRTQINSDLTAAKAIAPDVKYPDVAEPWRASKGAIIALQAKVALYSNDWSAVLSLITELDALGFYSLNGNYFDSFDASKEFAEDEVIFAYDHRSGETPNNTNGLGDVIGWGFFAPTDDFINAFEANDPRLLYTIDVPNKRASKIVGSTTDLIDYGNKVYIRYADVLLWKAEALNETGDYPGAVAIINQIRTRARTSPTADGSVVPAGTLANRGSSTNPAEIKAWLMSERRVELGFESQRFNDLKRWGTAKAVLTALGRNYQDHNALYPIPQKDIDKSGGSITQNAGY; from the coding sequence ATGAAATACATATATAGTATAATCATTATTTTCTTCTTTGCAGGTCTTACGAGTTGTACAGATGAATTAAGCAATGACCCAATTGGCCTTTTAACCAAAGATCAGGTCGATTCAGATCCTACAATTACTACAATTGAGTCTTCGGTAAGCTCATCATACTTACCTCTTTCAAATACCTTGAATGGGATTATATCTGATTGGAGATGGGATTTAGGAACAGTATTTAGAAATGATATTGTTTTGCAGGATATTGCAGCCAATGATATGAATAAGAAATGGAATCCAGATGGTGACCAAGCTTGGATGGATGAACTGGCAAGTTTTACTTTCACACCCGAAAATCAAGCGTTTAATGGAATCTGGGTGTACGATTATGAAGGTATTAGTAGAGTTAACATAGCCATTAACTTTTTAACTGATATTGAGATAGTTCAGAAAACAGGAATTGATAATGCCCGTAAGAAACAATTATTAGCAGAAGCTTATTTTTTAAGAGCTTTCTACTATTTCGATTTGGTAAATAATTTTGGCGATGTGCCATTGGTACTTAAGTCTCCGGATTCATTCGAGGAAGCCTTTGCTGTTTCAGTCAGAGCATCTGCAGATGAAGTCAGAACACAGATAAATTCAGATTTAACAGCAGCGAAAGCGATCGCTCCTGATGTCAAATATCCTGATGTTGCTGAACCATGGAGAGCTTCAAAAGGAGCTATTATTGCATTGCAGGCTAAAGTAGCTTTGTACAGCAACGATTGGAGCGCAGTACTTAGCTTAATTACAGAACTGGACGCGCTTGGTTTTTACAGTTTGAATGGAAATTATTTTGATAGTTTTGATGCAAGTAAGGAATTTGCAGAAGATGAAGTGATTTTTGCGTACGATCATCGTTCAGGCGAAACTCCTAATAATACGAATGGACTTGGCGATGTAATTGGGTGGGGATTCTTTGCTCCGACAGATGATTTTATCAATGCTTTTGAAGCCAATGATCCCAGATTGTTATATACCATTGATGTTCCCAACAAGCGTGCATCAAAAATAGTGGGATCAACAACTGATCTAATTGATTATGGTAATAAAGTATACATACGCTATGCTGATGTATTACTTTGGAAAGCAGAAGCTTTGAATGAAACTGGAGATTACCCAGGTGCAGTTGCCATAATTAACCAGATAAGAACCAGAGCCAGAACCAGTCCAACAGCTGATGGCTCGGTAGTACCTGCAGGAACGCTTGCAAACAGAGGTAGTTCAACAAATCCGGCAGAAATAAAAGCTTGGTTAATGTCTGAAAGAAGAGTTGAGTTAGGTTTTGAATCACAAAGATTTAATGATTTGAAAAGATGGGGGACAGCCAAAGCGGTATTAACAGCACTTGGAAGAAATTACCAGGATCACAATGCTCTTTATCCAATTCCTCAAAAAGATATTGATAAGTCTGGTGGATCAATTACACAAAACGCGGGGTATTAG